The segment CGAAACCCGAGGCAACCAGGATAGCAGGTATCCCCAATCCAAAGGCCGCCGTATATAATACGGTAAAAATGCCCTCCTTCAGCATAAACCCCTTTTTGAAATAGAGACTTATCATCTGCTTGTCCTGTAACCGGTAAGGTTCCTTTTGATATATGTCGTATAAATCGGCTGCTATTTCTGAGTTATGTCCCGGCAGGCTGTAAATCTGTATATCCGTAGCAACGCCTGGCCTGCCGAACAATTCCCCTGCATCCAGAAAGGACATAAGGATGAGTGAGGTACCCCAGATACTTGCGTCGGAAGAAAAAATTCCCACGACAGTAAACGTCTTACGCTGTTGTCCGCGCATGCTAAACTGATCGCCTGGCTGTAATCTGAAGTGCCTTGCCAGTTCACTGCCCACAACCACCTCACCGGCATGTGCGAATACCCTGCCGGAAATACAGGAAACAGACTTTGGGATGTCTTCTTTGTTAATACCAACAATTACCGCAAGTTTGTTTTGTAAAAACCCCCTGCCGATAATGCGTGGTATTGCCTTTGTTACCCCGAAGATATTTTTTATCTCATCCAGATGAGTGAGGGGTATCGCTGCGTTTCTGCCAAATTCGTCAAGGGTAAGATAAAGATCAGCCCCTTCTTTTACAGAAATCAGCGACTGTTCCCTTATGCCTTCCGAGATGGCAACGGCTGCTATGAAAGGTGACAGAATAGCGATAATGCAGAGACTGACAACAATAGTCTTTGTCTTATGACGCAATAGATTTTCTGTTGCCAGGAAAAATAAATTCATGTGTTTATTTATCATTTTTCACAATCTCAATAATTGCACCCATTTCCATATTGCCTGCTGTATAAGAGACAGATCCCGTATGGTCCGGACAATAACAGAAACCTCCGGGGACAGGCCATTCAATGCAGGTACACCACGGATCGATCCTTGGATCGAAGTTGATATAACACCATGCGGGTTTTGTCGTAGCTCCCATACCCAGTCCATGTACGATTTGCTGAAAATTCAGTGTACTGTTAAGACGCGTTTTTTCCCCCGTATTTAAAGACTCGGCAGACAGACAGACAAATACTGTCAAAGCCAGACACAGGAGAACACCTAAAAACAGCAGGGAGCTATTTTTCATTTTGGACCATATATTTTATCAAGGGTAGTACGTAACGAATGAATAGATTTTTCTACGGTTTCCAATCCTTTCCGCAAATCCAGGATTGCATCTTCATTAAGAAGGCCAACGCTGCCATAGCCTAATGTGCTTATGACATGAAGGATGTCAAGCACGCTTACAATGCCAATAACCTGTTTACCTTCCTGGATAATAATTCTGTGGATCTTTTCCTGATACATTTTTTTTGTGAGGTAATCCAGGGTATCATTGGCTTCTGCCGTAAAGACATCAGTTGTCATAATATCTTGTGTTATTATTTCTTCAGACCCTTTTTCGATGTGTTTAAGAATATCAGTTTTTGAGACAACCCCAATGAGATTTTCTTCTTTGTTTATAACTGGCACTCCATCTATTTGATTTTCTATAAAGATTTTTATCAGATCCCGGACGGGTGTTTCTGGATAGACACACACAACCTTTTTTGTCATTAAGTCCTTTGCGACAAGTTTGTAAGCAGCCATAACAGCTCCTTCTTTATATAAGATTGTTCCTGGTTATATACCCTATGCATAAAATTATGTTACCTGTTGCAACGACTTTTTAGATACAAGCTTTACAAACGCAATTTAATAGTTATTATCACCTTTCTTACATAGTCTTTGCAACAGGAGATAGGTATTCTTAAAAAATATTTTTTCATCGGGATACTTTGCGAGATAATCATTCAGGTAGTGGAACGCATCCCTGTAGTTCTTCCTGGCAAGGTAATTGTCAAGGAGGAGGATTACCGGCCGGCGGTCGTGGGGACTGAAGAGTAACGCCTGCCGGCAGTATTGTATTGATTCTTCGTATTTCATATGACTGTTTGCATTACGGGCCTTATATACAAATATCTCTGAAATAAGTTCTGTATCATCCATGATTTTCTTCAGTGGGTGGTCTCTGTCAGCCCTTTTTACAATGCCGTCGCTATGGGTGTGTTCAAAATAGTGCCTTTCCCCGTTGACTTCCAACATCGAATAAATATGGCCGGGGACAAGGATATTTTTAACATCGATACCAAAATGCCGGCATATAATGGTAAACTGAATTGCATAAGAGAGACAATTTCCGGTTTTGAGGTTAAGGGTTTTTCTGAAATCGTAACTATCTTCATATATCCCTTCGTTGGTATTTTTCTGGAGCCAGTCAAAGAGTATTTTTGATCTGGTTAAGGGATCATCCGTTACACTAACAACCGTTTCGTTTCCAATCCGGAAGATGAGATGGTCAATTTTTGCCAGATATCTTTGCATTTTTTTGTGAGTATTTACTCCGGAAGCAATAAGGCATGCCTGTTCAAATGGCATATCGAGCCGGCCGTCTTTTATATCCTCTGTAAGGTTTCTTTTCAGGCTATTTAAATATCCCTTGTTATTCAAACCGGTGTCTTTTACAGAATTACAACCTGCGATTATTGTTAACGATATGAGAAATACTTTTTTTATAGACGGAAGGAATTTCATCAGCTATTCTAACTTTGACCGGATCTCCGTAAGCAATTTTTCCTGTGTAAATGGTTTTTCCAGGAAGGTTAAATGAGGGTCCAGTTCGAATATTTCCTTAAAGGAACGCGGTGAAAAACTGCTTGCAATAATAACGGGAATATGAGCAAACACCGGATTCGATTTTAATTGCTGAAGAAATATATCTCCCGCCAACTGATCAAGCAGCAGATCAAGGATAATAAGGTCCGGTTTTTCTTTTTTTGTTTTTTCAAATGCTTCTTCACCATTCATGGCACGAATAAGAGTGTAGCCAGTGTCTTCAAGCATGATAGTGTAGAAGAGAAAAAATTCCTCTTCGTCTTCAACGATTAGTATTTTCTTAGCCAAAACGGGATTTCCTGTTATAATGCCAGGTGATAGAATTTTCTGCACTGTAACAATATTTTGATACTTTTCTGAAAAAAAACAAGGATAAAATGTTTGATGGCCACATTACCGGAAAGGTTGAACGATAATGAGAGTAGGAGTAAATAAGTTAGGACATAAAAGTTATGAATTTGTTGTTTGGGCTCCTTTTCTGCAGGCGGTATCATTAAAAATCGTTTCTCCCTGTCAGAAAATTATTCCCATGGAAAGGGACAGGAAAGGATATTGGAAAACAAACCTTAACGATGCACCGGAAAATATTTATTATTATTACCGGCTTAATGATGAAACGGACAGGCCTGATCCTGCCTCTCATTATCAGTGCAGGGATGTACACGGGCCCTCACAGGTTATTGATCATACATTTCATTGGCAGGATGCCGGATGGAAAGGCATTCCCCTTGCTGAGATGATACTGTACGAGCTTCATGTAGGGACATTCACCCCTGAAGGGACTTTTGATGCAGTGATCAGCCGTCTTGATGAATTAAAGGATGTAGGGATAAATGCTGTAGAAATAATGCCAATTGCCCAATTCCCCGGAGAGAGAAACTGGGGCTATGATGGTGTTTATCCCTATGCGGTACAAAACTCTTACGGAGGTCCTGAAGGTTTCAGACGCCTTGTAAATGAATGTCATAAGCGGGGGATGTCGGTGGTACTTGATGTTGTTTATAATCACCTGGGACCTGAAGGTAATTATCTGAGAGAATTCGGCCCTTATTTTACGGATAAATATAAAACACCCTGGGGTGAAGCCATAAATTTTGATGACAAATACTCAAATGAGGTAAGAAATTATTTTATAGAAAATGCACTCTACTGGTTCAGGCACTATCATGTTGATGCATTGCGGCTTGATGCAATACATGCCATTTTTGACATGGAAGCGAAACATTTTCTCTGTGAACTTTCAGAAAGGGTTGAAGAATTTTCGGAATGCGAGAGGAGGAAATATTACCTTATTGCTGAAAGTGACCTTAACGACTCCCGTGTAGTAAGGCGAAGGGAATCCGGAGGACATGGCATTGAGGGTGTCTGGTGTGACGATTTTCACCATACGCTCCACGCCCTGCTTACGGGTGAAAATACCGGATATTACATTGATTTCGGGAAAATAGCACAGCTTGTGAAGTCTGTTCAGGAGGGGTTTGTTTATTCGGGAGAATATTCGGAGTACCGGAAAAGGAATCACGGCAACTCCTCAAAAGAGATATCAGGCGGAAAGATGGTTGTGTTTTCCCAGAACCATGATCAGGTTGGCAACAGGATGTTTGGAGAGAGGCTTAGTACGCTTGTATCGTATGAGGCACTGAAACTTGTTGCGGGAACGGTTCTCCTTTCTCCCTACATTCCCCTGTTGTTCATGGGTGAAGAATACGGGGATGATTCGCCATTTCTCTATTTTGTAAGCCATTGTGATACTGCACTTGTCGCGGCAGTGAGGCAGGGGAGAAAGAAAGAGTTCAGTGGTTTTTTATGGAAAGCAGATCCCCCTGATCCGCAAAGCATACAGACGTTTCTTTCTTCAAAAATACAGTGGGAAAAAAGAGGGGAGGGGAATAACCGTGTATTGTTGAACTTCTATAAACATCTTATACGATTGAGGAGGACGATTCCGGCGCTCTCGTATCCTGATAAAAAAAGCCTTCATGCTGACTGTTTTGAAGGGGAAAAAATTATGCTTGTTCAAAGATGGAAAGATTCCAGTCATATATTGCTTCTGCTTAATTTTAACACCAATGATGTTACATTTACGCCTGTATTGCCGGAAGGAATCTTTACCAGGATACTGGATTCTTCTGAAAAGACATGGAACGGTCCCGGCACGTTTCCTGAGAATGACCTTCATTCCGGAAATGAGATTTCAGTGAAGGGGCACAGCCTTGTCCTTTATGAGAAGAAAAAGTCTTGAAATTGAAAGATTTTGCATTACCATGTTCATTCATGTTTAAACGGATAGGTTAGAATGCAGATGAATGGAAAAAAAAGGGTTGTTGTTCAGGACATAAAACCTGAAATAAATGCCGGCCGTTTCCCTGTGAAAAGAGTCGTTGGGGAAAAAGTAGCCATTACGGCGGATGTCTTCACTGACGGACACGATGCCGTTTGGGCTGTTGTACTGTATCAAGGTCCCGGGGATGCTACATGGAAAGAGGTTTCCATGCAGCATGTGGGAAACGACTTGTGGAAAGGGGAATTTACGGTTGAAGAAGCAGGGGTTTATTCTTATACCATCGAAGGTGGTATTGATTATTACAAGAGCTGGCAGAATAGTCTGGAAAAGAAGTTTCGTGCAAATCAGAATATAGCAACCGACATTCTTGTGGGAATCCGCTATATAGAAAAACTATCCCGGAGGGCACCGAAGTATGACAAAGAAGAACTTCTGGGGTTGTGCAGGGTCTTAAAAACAGAAGAGGGCCGTGAAAAGGCTATCGCTGAGGCATTTAAAAAAGAGAATACGGAACTGATCCATAAATACAGGGACAGAAGTTTCAGCACAATCTATGAAAGGACGCTTATGGTTGTCGTCGATAGGCCAAAGGCCCTTTTTAGTACCTGGTATGAGCGCTTTCCAAGGTCTTGCTCTTCTGAACCGGGAAGACCCGGTACTCTCAAGGACTGTGAATCGATTCTTCCGGAAATAGCAAGAATGGGCTTTGATGTCTTTTATCTTCCACCGGTTCATCCTATAGGAAAGACGAATCGTAAGGGTAAAAATAATTCAATAGTTGTTTGTGCCGACGATGCAGGATGTCCCTGGGCCATTGGGTCTGAAGAGGGCGGCCATACCTCTGTGCATCCACAGTTGGGAACCCTGGAGGACTTTGAGAGCCTGGTTACGAAAGCCAGGGATCATGGCATAGAGATTGCTCTCGATCTGGCATTTCAATGTTCACCCGATCATCCATATGTTAAGGAACACCCCGAATGGTTTCAGTGGCGGCCCGATGGCTCGGTACAATATGCTGAAAATCCTCCCAAAAAATATGAGGATGTATTGCCCTTGAATTTTGAGACAGAACATTGGTTTCAGTTGTGGGAGGAGTTAAAGGGCGTTGTTATTTTCTGGATTGAGAAAGGCGTTCGTATATTCAGGGTGGATAATCCACATACGAAGCCATTCCCTTTTTGGGAATGGCTGATAACGGAAATAAAAAAAACCTATCCGGATACCATCTTCCTTTCGGAGGCCTTTACAAGGCCAAAGGTTATGTATTACCTTGCCAAACTTGGATTTACCCAATCATATACTTATTTCACCTGGAGAAACACCAAAAAAGAGATCATGGCGTATCTTACCGAACTTACCGGAACAGAGGTAAGGGAGTACTTCAGGCCCATTTTCTGGCCTAATACACCCGATATCCTTCCGGAGCATCTGCAATACGGAGGAACACCGGCTTTTAAGATGAGGCTTGTCCTTGCTGCAACCCTCTCATCAAGTTATGGCATATTTGGCCCTGCATTTGAACTTTGCGTAGGCGGTGCCATTCCCGGGAAAGAAGAATACCTTGATTCGGAAAAATATGAGATAAAATACTGGCATTGGGATAAGCCCGGCAATCTCAAGGATTTTATTGCAAGGATTAACCGGATAAGAAAAGAGAACCCTGCCCTTCAAACCACGGGAAATTTGGAATTTTCTGAGATAGATAATGATTATCTGCTTGCTTACCGGAAGACAACGGAGGACCTCTCCAATATACTGTTCATTGTTGTAAATCTTGATCCGTATCATGTCCAATCCGGATTTGTAAAGGTTCCTGTAGAGAAACTGGGGATAGATAAAGGACAGCCGTATCTTGCCCACGATCTATTAAGTGATGATAAATATATCTGGCAGGGTGAAGATAATTATGTAGAACTCAACCCCAGCGTACTTCCTGCACATATTTTCAGAATAAGGAAGCGGTTGAGAAGGGAAACTGATTTTGATTATTTTATGTAATATATGAGTAATGCATGACATATTGCCGCAGGATTAAGGTTAAAAACAGTGATGTCTAAGACAAAATTTATTTAAGGAGAAAACATGCCCCGAAAGGGATCTTATTTTGAAGATGACCCCCTTTGGTACAAAGATGCCATTATATATGAGTTACACATAAAGGCCTTTTATGATTCTGGTGACGATGGAATCGGAGATTTTAAGGGGCTTACTGAGAAGTTGGATTATCTCGAGAGCCTTGGTATAACTGCCATATGGCTTCTTCCTTTTTATCCATCGCCCCTGAAAGATGATGGATATGACATAGCAAATTATTTTGGTGTTCATCCTGATTACGGGTTATTGCGGGAGCTTAAAGAGTTCATTAAAGAATCGCACCGGAGAGGAATCAGGGTGATTACTGAAATAGTCTTAAATCATACCTCCGAGCAGCACCCGTGGTTTCAAATGTCGAGGCGGGCAAACCCCGGGTCAATATTATGGAATTTTTATGTCTGGAGCGATACTTCCGAGAAATACAAGGATGCAAGGATAATATTTAAGGATTTTGAGCTTTCGAACTGGACATGGGATCCGTTGGCTAAAGCATACTACTGGCATCGCTTTTATTCACACCAGCCTGATTTGAACTACGAAAATCCCCATGTACAGAATAAAATGTTACGGGTTGTAAAGTATTGGCTGGATATGGGAGTTGATGGTTTACGTCTTGATGCGGTTCCCTACCTTTTTGAAAAAGAAGGAACAAATTGCGAGAACCTGCCGGAAACCCATGCATTTCTGAAAAAACTCAGGGCATATATCGATAGCAAATTCAAAGGTAAAATGCTTCTTGCCGAGGCAAATCAGTGGCCGGAGGATGCGGTATCTTATTTTGGGAACGGTGATGAATGCCACATGGCCTTCCATTTTCCTTTGATGCCACGGCAATTTATGGCACTCTGGATGGAAGACCGATTCCCTCTGGTTAACATCATTGAACAAACACCTTCCATAGCGGAATCCTGCCAATGGGCGCTTTTTTTGAGAAATCACGATGAACTAACCCTGGAAATGGTAAGTGACGAAGAAAGGGATTATATGTACAGGGTCTATGCCAGAGACCGGGTTGCACGGATAAACCTGGGAATCAGACGGCGTCTGGCGCCGCTCCTGGGTAATAACAGAAGAAAGATGGAGCTTATGAATATCCTTTTATTTTCCTTTCCTGGCACTCCCATTATCTATTATGGCGATGAGATTGGAATGGGGGACAATTACTATCTTGGGGACAGGGATGGAGTGAGGACGCCAATGCAGTGGAATAGTGACAGGAATGCCGGTTTCTCCAGGGCGAATCCCCAGAAAATTTACCTCCCTGTTATTACCGATCCCGAATATCACTATGAAACTGTTAATGTAGAGAATCAGGAAAGAAATCAGGGATCCTTTCTCTGGTGGATGAAAAGGGTTATCGCAATGAGAAAACGCTTCAAGGCGTTTGGCAGGGGGGATATTGAATTCTTATTCCCGGACAATCCGAAGGTGCTTGTGTTTCTGCGGCGATACCAGGACGAGAATATTCTCATGGTAATTAATCTTTCAAGATTTTCCCAGGTCGTGGAGCTTGACCTGTCTAAATATTCAGGTTATTTCCTTAAGGATGCATTTAGCGGTAACAGATTTCCTGTCATAAAAAAAGATACTCCCTATATCCTTACCATTGGCCGTCACGATTATTACTGGTTTGTATTACAGAAAGAGGAAGACAGTGTGAGGTTCGGAAAAATAAGAACTACGCCGGAATTAAGTGTAACCGGGGGATGGGAGACGGTCTTTACCGGGAAGACGAAAGAAAAACTGGAAGAAGTTCTATTGCCATCCTATATCATGCGCTGCAGGTGGTTTGGTGGCAAATCAAAGGAGATACAAGAGGCTAAAATTATTGAAAATATTACCATTGAAGACGATGTGTTAAAAACGCACCTTCTCCTGCTTGAGGTCAAATATACCGAAGGATTATCAACGGTATATCTGCTTCCGCTCTCTTTTACTTCCGGAGATAAGGCGGAGAATATTATTATGCAGGATCCATCCGCTGTTGTTGCACACCTTAAAGGTGTTAGTGTTGAAGGAATTATCTATGACAGTATTTACGATGAAGATTTTCGTAAATACCTTATTCATATGATAGCCAGGAGGCATACCATACGGGGTATTTCCGGAAAACTTGTTACCTATACGGGAAAGGCTCTAAAAAAACACAACCTGAAGGAATTTCCGCTTGAAAAAACACAGGTTCTCAGAATAGAACAAACAAACTCATCAATTAATTATGATAAGAAATTTATTCTTAAATTATACAGGCGCCTTGATGAAGGAATAAATCCTGATCTGGAGGTAGGAAAGTTTCTTTCCGAAAAGGTTTCCTTTCCCCATATTCCTCAGTTTGGAGGTGTGATTGAGTATGTGAGAAAGGATTCGGAACCGGTGACTATTGGCATGCTTCAGACCTTTGTTCATAATGAAGGGGATGCGTGGATCTATACCCTTGACTGGGTAGAAAGATATTGCGACAGGGCACTCACCAAAAAGGAAGAGGCTCACGAGGTACCAAAGGGAGTATCTTCTTTTATGGAAATTGCCGACCGTGATATACCTGTTTTCTTTCAGGAACTTATAGATGTTACGTACCTGCAGATGATAGCATTACTGGGAAAAAGAACTGCCGAGCTTCACATCGCACTTTCCGCGGAGACAAAAGATCAGGATTTCACACCCGAGCCGTTTTCGGTTCTTTACCAGAGATCGCTCTACCAATCCATGCAATCCCTCACAAAAAGGGTTTTTGAACTGCTGAGAAAAAACATAAAAAAGCTTCCGGAGAATATCAAAGGCCCAGCCGTTGAGGTATTGGATCTTGAAAAAAAGATAACAGATTGTTTTGCGTCGCTTCTGAAAAGGAAAATAGCAGCAGTCAAAATAAGGATCCATGGAGATTATCATCTGGGACAGGTGCT is part of the Candidatus Jettenia sp. AMX2 genome and harbors:
- a CDS encoding CBS domain-containing protein; translation: MAAYKLVAKDLMTKKVVCVYPETPVRDLIKIFIENQIDGVPVINKEENLIGVVSKTDILKHIEKGSEEIITQDIMTTDVFTAEANDTLDYLTKKMYQEKIHRIIIQEGKQVIGIVSVLDILHVISTLGYGSVGLLNEDAILDLRKGLETVEKSIHSLRTTLDKIYGPK
- a CDS encoding alpha-1,4-glucan--maltose-1-phosphate maltosyltransferase; protein product: MNGKKRVVVQDIKPEINAGRFPVKRVVGEKVAITADVFTDGHDAVWAVVLYQGPGDATWKEVSMQHVGNDLWKGEFTVEEAGVYSYTIEGGIDYYKSWQNSLEKKFRANQNIATDILVGIRYIEKLSRRAPKYDKEELLGLCRVLKTEEGREKAIAEAFKKENTELIHKYRDRSFSTIYERTLMVVVDRPKALFSTWYERFPRSCSSEPGRPGTLKDCESILPEIARMGFDVFYLPPVHPIGKTNRKGKNNSIVVCADDAGCPWAIGSEEGGHTSVHPQLGTLEDFESLVTKARDHGIEIALDLAFQCSPDHPYVKEHPEWFQWRPDGSVQYAENPPKKYEDVLPLNFETEHWFQLWEELKGVVIFWIEKGVRIFRVDNPHTKPFPFWEWLITEIKKTYPDTIFLSEAFTRPKVMYYLAKLGFTQSYTYFTWRNTKKEIMAYLTELTGTEVREYFRPIFWPNTPDILPEHLQYGGTPAFKMRLVLAATLSSSYGIFGPAFELCVGGAIPGKEEYLDSEKYEIKYWHWDKPGNLKDFIARINRIRKENPALQTTGNLEFSEIDNDYLLAYRKTTEDLSNILFIVVNLDPYHVQSGFVKVPVEKLGIDKGQPYLAHDLLSDDKYIWQGEDNYVELNPSVLPAHIFRIRKRLRRETDFDYFM
- a CDS encoding ABC transporter permease; amino-acid sequence: MINKHMNLFFLATENLLRHKTKTIVVSLCIIAILSPFIAAVAISEGIREQSLISVKEGADLYLTLDEFGRNAAIPLTHLDEIKNIFGVTKAIPRIIGRGFLQNKLAVIVGINKEDIPKSVSCISGRVFAHAGEVVVGSELARHFRLQPGDQFSMRGQQRKTFTVVGIFSSDASIWGTSLILMSFLDAGELFGRPGVATDIQIYSLPGHNSEIAADLYDIYQKEPYRLQDKQMISLYFKKGFMLKEGIFTVLYTAAFGLGIPAILVASGFGLSERKREIGIMKATGWNTLEVLELVSLEQLLISMLGASTAIVLSILWVRIFHGAFIAQFFIAEMPVLPQFTLPARFLPLPCLLGFFLAFLLTMVGSIYSSWKASVESPVVSMK
- the treS gene encoding maltose alpha-D-glucosyltransferase, which encodes MPRKGSYFEDDPLWYKDAIIYELHIKAFYDSGDDGIGDFKGLTEKLDYLESLGITAIWLLPFYPSPLKDDGYDIANYFGVHPDYGLLRELKEFIKESHRRGIRVITEIVLNHTSEQHPWFQMSRRANPGSILWNFYVWSDTSEKYKDARIIFKDFELSNWTWDPLAKAYYWHRFYSHQPDLNYENPHVQNKMLRVVKYWLDMGVDGLRLDAVPYLFEKEGTNCENLPETHAFLKKLRAYIDSKFKGKMLLAEANQWPEDAVSYFGNGDECHMAFHFPLMPRQFMALWMEDRFPLVNIIEQTPSIAESCQWALFLRNHDELTLEMVSDEERDYMYRVYARDRVARINLGIRRRLAPLLGNNRRKMELMNILLFSFPGTPIIYYGDEIGMGDNYYLGDRDGVRTPMQWNSDRNAGFSRANPQKIYLPVITDPEYHYETVNVENQERNQGSFLWWMKRVIAMRKRFKAFGRGDIEFLFPDNPKVLVFLRRYQDENILMVINLSRFSQVVELDLSKYSGYFLKDAFSGNRFPVIKKDTPYILTIGRHDYYWFVLQKEEDSVRFGKIRTTPELSVTGGWETVFTGKTKEKLEEVLLPSYIMRCRWFGGKSKEIQEAKIIENITIEDDVLKTHLLLLEVKYTEGLSTVYLLPLSFTSGDKAENIIMQDPSAVVAHLKGVSVEGIIYDSIYDEDFRKYLIHMIARRHTIRGISGKLVTYTGKALKKHNLKEFPLEKTQVLRIEQTNSSINYDKKFILKLYRRLDEGINPDLEVGKFLSEKVSFPHIPQFGGVIEYVRKDSEPVTIGMLQTFVHNEGDAWIYTLDWVERYCDRALTKKEEAHEVPKGVSSFMEIADRDIPVFFQELIDVTYLQMIALLGKRTAELHIALSAETKDQDFTPEPFSVLYQRSLYQSMQSLTKRVFELLRKNIKKLPENIKGPAVEVLDLEKKITDCFASLLKRKIAAVKIRIHGDYHLGQVLYTGNDFIIIDFEGEPERPLGERRLKKSPLKDVAGMIRSFHYATHNVLIKRSSIRPEDVPSLEPWMDVWYQYAGGTFLKSYLDTVENTPLIPKDRDECNVLLRAFLLEKAVYELGYELNNRPEWIIIPLRGIKHIMET
- the treZ gene encoding malto-oligosyltrehalose trehalohydrolase, producing the protein MRVGVNKLGHKSYEFVVWAPFLQAVSLKIVSPCQKIIPMERDRKGYWKTNLNDAPENIYYYYRLNDETDRPDPASHYQCRDVHGPSQVIDHTFHWQDAGWKGIPLAEMILYELHVGTFTPEGTFDAVISRLDELKDVGINAVEIMPIAQFPGERNWGYDGVYPYAVQNSYGGPEGFRRLVNECHKRGMSVVLDVVYNHLGPEGNYLREFGPYFTDKYKTPWGEAINFDDKYSNEVRNYFIENALYWFRHYHVDALRLDAIHAIFDMEAKHFLCELSERVEEFSECERRKYYLIAESDLNDSRVVRRRESGGHGIEGVWCDDFHHTLHALLTGENTGYYIDFGKIAQLVKSVQEGFVYSGEYSEYRKRNHGNSSKEISGGKMVVFSQNHDQVGNRMFGERLSTLVSYEALKLVAGTVLLSPYIPLLFMGEEYGDDSPFLYFVSHCDTALVAAVRQGRKKEFSGFLWKADPPDPQSIQTFLSSKIQWEKRGEGNNRVLLNFYKHLIRLRRTIPALSYPDKKSLHADCFEGEKIMLVQRWKDSSHILLLLNFNTNDVTFTPVLPEGIFTRILDSSEKTWNGPGTFPENDLHSGNEISVKGHSLVLYEKKKS
- a CDS encoding response regulator — encoded protein: MAKKILIVEDEEEFFLFYTIMLEDTGYTLIRAMNGEEAFEKTKKEKPDLIILDLLLDQLAGDIFLQQLKSNPVFAHIPVIIASSFSPRSFKEIFELDPHLTFLEKPFTQEKLLTEIRSKLE
- a CDS encoding transglutaminase-like domain-containing protein — protein: MKFLPSIKKVFLISLTIIAGCNSVKDTGLNNKGYLNSLKRNLTEDIKDGRLDMPFEQACLIASGVNTHKKMQRYLAKIDHLIFRIGNETVVSVTDDPLTRSKILFDWLQKNTNEGIYEDSYDFRKTLNLKTGNCLSYAIQFTIICRHFGIDVKNILVPGHIYSMLEVNGERHYFEHTHSDGIVKRADRDHPLKKIMDDTELISEIFVYKARNANSHMKYEESIQYCRQALLFSPHDRRPVILLLDNYLARKNYRDAFHYLNDYLAKYPDEKIFFKNTYLLLQRLCKKGDNNY